Proteins encoded together in one Pontiella desulfatans window:
- a CDS encoding sulfatase encodes MRLIKKNIGVVVLSVGIAGVACAGAPNVIVIMADDLGYNDLGCYGCKDIPTPHLDKLAGEGVRFTSGYVTWPMCGPSRAGFLTGKHQSKFGYYENVSAPFDPNQGLPKIETIASLLQKQGYTTGGVGKWHMGTTDDQHPNAMGFDDWFGFLGGGLMYFPLDHPSYNGRFTPIKRPLSMKYMQHTLPVIHNREPVEWDQYLTRELTDAGIRFLEKNADKPFFLFMSYNAPHLDLEAPEETIAKFPADQMTKVPGVKPAARSIYGAMVYEMDAGIGQLLAKLDALGLAENTVVWFLSDNGGMKRTSDNRPLNGAKGSAYEGGLRVPMFVKWPGKTPSGKVLDAPVTSLDITATSVAMAGGDPIAEGLHGKDIRPYMTQQSTEAPHDVLYWHTARSIAPVGVIREGDFKLIIGMKGKLELYNLKDDLGETKNIAASYPEKAQAMKARWLEWDKDKQPPLWTGGKNIQYADYDWLKDSQHYKAADIKKGNE; translated from the coding sequence ATGCGGTTGATCAAAAAAAACATAGGCGTCGTCGTGCTGTCTGTGGGGATTGCGGGGGTTGCTTGCGCGGGAGCTCCCAATGTCATCGTCATCATGGCGGATGATCTGGGATACAACGATTTGGGCTGCTATGGCTGCAAAGATATCCCGACGCCGCATTTGGATAAACTGGCCGGCGAGGGTGTGCGCTTTACCTCCGGCTATGTGACCTGGCCGATGTGCGGTCCGTCGCGGGCCGGTTTTCTTACCGGGAAACACCAATCCAAATTTGGGTATTATGAAAATGTGTCGGCACCGTTTGATCCGAATCAGGGTTTGCCGAAAATCGAGACGATCGCCAGTCTGCTGCAAAAGCAGGGATACACCACCGGCGGGGTGGGCAAGTGGCACATGGGCACCACCGATGATCAGCATCCCAATGCCATGGGCTTTGATGACTGGTTCGGTTTTCTGGGCGGAGGACTGATGTATTTCCCGCTCGACCATCCTTCCTATAACGGCCGCTTTACGCCGATCAAACGCCCGCTGAGTATGAAGTATATGCAGCATACCCTGCCGGTGATCCACAATCGGGAGCCGGTGGAATGGGATCAATACCTGACCCGGGAACTGACGGATGCGGGCATTCGCTTCCTGGAAAAGAACGCCGACAAACCGTTTTTCCTGTTTATGTCCTACAACGCTCCGCATCTCGATCTGGAGGCCCCGGAGGAGACGATTGCCAAGTTTCCTGCGGATCAGATGACCAAGGTGCCCGGCGTGAAGCCGGCGGCCCGCTCCATCTATGGCGCGATGGTCTATGAAATGGATGCGGGCATCGGGCAACTGTTGGCTAAACTCGATGCGCTGGGGCTTGCGGAGAATACGGTGGTTTGGTTTCTGAGTGATAATGGAGGGATGAAGCGTACGAGTGATAACCGACCCTTGAACGGAGCGAAAGGTAGCGCTTATGAGGGGGGATTGCGCGTACCCATGTTCGTGAAGTGGCCCGGTAAAACTCCATCAGGAAAAGTGCTCGACGCACCGGTCACCTCTCTGGATATCACGGCAACCTCCGTTGCCATGGCCGGCGGTGATCCGATAGCGGAAGGTCTGCACGGGAAAGATATTCGGCCGTACATGACCCAGCAGTCAACTGAAGCACCGCACGATGTGCTGTATTGGCACACCGCCCGCAGCATAGCTCCGGTAGGCGTTATCCGTGAAGGGGACTTTAAATTGATCATTGGAATGAAGGGAAAGCTGGAGCTGTATAATTTGAAGGACGACCTGGGTGAGACTAAAAACATCGCGGCAAGTTATCCGGAAAAAGCACAGGCAATGAAGGCCCGCTGGTTGGAATGGGATAAGGACAAACAGCCTCCGCTGTGGACGGGCGGTAAAAACATTCAATACGCCGACTACGACTGGCTCAAGGACAGTCAGCACTATAAAGCCGCAGATATTAAAAAAGGAAATGAATGA